The following proteins are co-located in the Rhodococcus opacus B4 genome:
- a CDS encoding TauD/TfdA dioxygenase family protein, giving the protein MSTAFETRAASLTLDKFGPSFGAEILGLDVASATDDEVTAIRSALTEHKVLVLRGQSLDDWGHIEFGRRLGRLTAGHPVHDSGNVAREVYALDSKDNGFADVWHTDVTFMKRPPLGSILRPVVLPPHGGDTNWADSQLAYESLSLPIRQMIDQLTAVHDGNREFGYYLAQKRGGKGNIWDGEEVTALAPVEHPVVRVHPETGRKGIFVNPGFTSHIAGVSEAESRGILDFLYAHLTKPEHVVRHRWRLGDLVLWDNRSTAHYANRDYGTQHRVMHRITLEGDVPVGPQ; this is encoded by the coding sequence ATGAGCACTGCATTCGAGACCAGAGCGGCGTCGCTGACGCTCGACAAGTTCGGCCCGTCGTTCGGCGCCGAGATCCTCGGCCTGGACGTCGCGTCCGCCACCGACGACGAGGTGACCGCGATCCGGTCGGCGCTGACCGAACACAAGGTTCTGGTCCTGCGGGGCCAGTCGCTCGACGACTGGGGCCACATCGAGTTCGGTCGCCGGCTCGGTCGGCTGACCGCGGGTCACCCCGTCCACGACAGCGGAAACGTGGCCCGGGAGGTGTACGCGCTCGACAGCAAGGACAACGGTTTCGCCGACGTGTGGCACACCGACGTGACATTCATGAAGCGGCCACCGCTCGGGTCGATCCTCCGTCCCGTCGTCCTTCCGCCGCACGGCGGCGACACCAACTGGGCCGACAGCCAGCTGGCGTACGAATCGCTGTCGCTGCCGATCCGGCAGATGATCGACCAGCTGACCGCGGTCCACGACGGCAACCGCGAATTCGGGTACTACCTCGCGCAGAAGCGCGGCGGCAAGGGAAACATCTGGGACGGTGAGGAAGTCACCGCACTCGCGCCCGTCGAGCATCCCGTCGTGCGGGTTCACCCGGAAACGGGGCGCAAGGGCATCTTCGTGAACCCGGGCTTCACGTCCCACATCGCCGGGGTGTCCGAGGCGGAGAGCCGGGGAATTCTCGACTTCCTGTACGCCCACCTCACCAAACCGGAGCACGTCGTGCGGCACCGCTGGCGTCTCGGCGACCTCGTGCTGTGGGACAACCGCAGCACCGCGCACTACGCCAACCGCGACTACGGGACCCAGCACCGCGTCATGCACCGCATCACGCTGGAAGGCGATGTGCCGGTGGGCCCGCAGTAG
- a CDS encoding amino acid permease, whose product MSGTTDPQLQHTLKKRHLSMIAIAGVIGAGLFVGSGVAIRETGPGVLVAYALAGIVVILVMRMLGEMSTANPETGSFSAYADQAIGRWAGFSIGWLYAWFWIIVLGIEATAGAVIMNRWIPDVPQWSWALILMVLLTLTNIASVKSFGEFEFWFASIKVAAIVIFLGLGVLAICGALPGVEAPGLTNLTGHGGFFPNGAGAVFAAVLVVVFSFFGAEIATIAAGESANPVAAVRNAVRSVVWRILIFYIGSIAIVVTLLPWDDASVALSPYVAVMDSFGIPAAGNIMDVVVLTSVLSCLNSGLYTASRMIFSLSRRGDAPASLSKVGSSGVPRQAVLVSTVVGFLTVGLNYLYPDTVFLFLVNSSGAIALFVWLAISVSQLRMRRRLEAEGKDLTLKMWLFPYLTWCTIAAIIALCVGMLVLPETRSQMYVSMGLAVVVVGIGIYRQRTRGATEETPDPTTSGEETVDALRP is encoded by the coding sequence ATGTCAGGAACCACCGATCCGCAGCTTCAGCACACGCTGAAGAAGCGGCACCTCTCGATGATCGCTATCGCGGGGGTGATCGGAGCAGGCCTCTTCGTGGGCTCCGGGGTCGCGATCCGCGAGACGGGCCCCGGCGTTCTGGTCGCCTACGCACTCGCCGGCATCGTCGTCATCCTCGTGATGCGCATGCTCGGCGAGATGTCGACCGCCAACCCCGAGACCGGGTCGTTCTCCGCGTACGCGGACCAGGCGATCGGCCGATGGGCGGGATTCAGCATCGGCTGGCTCTACGCGTGGTTCTGGATCATCGTCCTCGGCATCGAGGCGACCGCGGGCGCCGTCATCATGAACCGCTGGATCCCCGACGTCCCGCAGTGGAGTTGGGCACTGATCCTGATGGTGCTGCTGACACTGACGAACATCGCGTCCGTGAAGTCGTTCGGCGAGTTCGAATTCTGGTTCGCATCGATCAAGGTCGCGGCGATCGTCATCTTCCTCGGGCTCGGCGTCCTCGCGATCTGCGGAGCCCTCCCCGGCGTCGAAGCACCCGGACTCACCAACCTCACCGGTCACGGCGGGTTCTTCCCCAACGGGGCCGGTGCCGTGTTCGCGGCAGTGCTCGTCGTCGTGTTCTCGTTCTTCGGCGCCGAGATCGCGACCATCGCGGCCGGTGAATCCGCGAACCCCGTCGCCGCCGTGCGCAACGCCGTGCGGTCCGTCGTGTGGCGGATCCTGATCTTCTACATCGGATCCATCGCCATCGTCGTGACGCTGCTCCCCTGGGACGACGCCTCCGTCGCGCTGAGCCCATACGTCGCGGTCATGGATTCGTTCGGCATTCCGGCGGCCGGCAACATCATGGACGTCGTCGTGCTCACGTCCGTGCTGTCCTGCCTGAACTCCGGCCTGTACACGGCGAGCCGGATGATCTTCTCCCTCTCCCGCCGCGGCGACGCCCCGGCCTCGCTGTCGAAGGTCGGTTCGTCCGGCGTCCCGCGTCAGGCCGTGCTCGTCTCGACGGTCGTGGGATTCCTCACCGTGGGCCTGAACTACCTGTACCCGGACACCGTGTTCCTGTTCCTCGTCAACTCGTCGGGCGCGATCGCCCTGTTCGTGTGGCTGGCGATCTCGGTGTCGCAGCTGCGCATGCGCCGGCGCCTCGAGGCGGAGGGGAAGGACCTGACGCTGAAGATGTGGCTGTTCCCATACCTGACGTGGTGCACGATCGCCGCCATCATCGCGCTCTGCGTCGGCATGCTCGTGCTTCCGGAGACCAGGAGCCAGATGTACGTCTCGATGGGGCTCGCCGTCGTGGTGGTCGGAATCGGGATCTACCGCCAGCGCACGCGCGGCGCCACCGAGGAGACGCCGGATCCCACGACCTCCGGCGAGGAAACGGTCGACGCCCTCCGCCCCTGA
- the shiA gene encoding shikimate transporter, with the protein MSDHAFTPAAEKQARRAALSSFVGAVIDWYDFLLYGLVAALVFNSEFFPNVSPAIGTLAAFATFGVGFLFRPLGGVVFGHYGDRIGRKRMLILTVLIMGTSTALIGLLPSFASIGWWAPVLLVTLRAIQGFAVGGEWGGAALMAVESAPPKKKAFYSSGVQVGYSVGLILATGFVMLMSNLTTETAFSQWGWRVPFIASVVLVGIGLWIRAGVQESPEFVEKVEKVEDTPQEKKRIPLVEALRNHPKAFLQIIGLRFAELFSMYIVTTFALSYSTQELGMERNFMLNVGLLVGAVGIGTIPLFAWLSDKHGRRRVYILGALIGAVCAFPFFIFLEHGSMIGTVILAVLLVNISHDMVVSVQQPLFTEMFGAEYRYSGAGVGYQVASAIGGGFTPFIAAALVTASGGSWHLVAVYLAGGCVVSALIAWRLQPDSTADAAGATTSAKLENAH; encoded by the coding sequence ATGAGCGATCACGCCTTCACCCCGGCGGCCGAGAAGCAGGCGCGCAGAGCAGCGCTGAGCAGCTTCGTCGGCGCGGTCATCGATTGGTACGACTTCCTGCTCTACGGACTGGTCGCGGCACTGGTCTTCAACTCGGAGTTCTTCCCGAACGTCAGCCCGGCGATCGGAACGCTCGCCGCGTTCGCGACGTTCGGCGTCGGATTCCTGTTCCGGCCGCTCGGTGGCGTCGTGTTCGGCCACTACGGCGACCGCATCGGACGCAAGCGGATGCTGATCCTCACCGTGCTGATCATGGGCACGAGCACCGCTCTGATCGGGCTGCTGCCGTCGTTCGCGTCGATCGGCTGGTGGGCGCCGGTGCTGCTCGTCACGCTGCGCGCCATCCAGGGCTTCGCGGTCGGCGGCGAGTGGGGTGGGGCCGCACTGATGGCCGTCGAGAGTGCGCCGCCGAAGAAGAAGGCGTTCTACAGCAGTGGCGTCCAGGTCGGGTACTCGGTCGGACTCATCCTCGCCACCGGATTCGTCATGCTCATGAGCAACCTGACCACCGAGACCGCGTTCAGCCAGTGGGGTTGGCGTGTTCCGTTCATCGCCAGCGTCGTCCTGGTCGGAATCGGTCTGTGGATCCGCGCCGGAGTCCAGGAGAGTCCCGAATTCGTCGAGAAGGTCGAAAAGGTCGAGGACACCCCGCAGGAGAAGAAGCGGATCCCTCTCGTCGAGGCACTGCGCAACCATCCGAAGGCGTTCCTTCAGATCATCGGCCTGCGTTTCGCCGAACTGTTCTCGATGTACATCGTGACCACGTTCGCGCTCAGCTACTCCACGCAGGAACTGGGGATGGAGCGCAACTTCATGCTCAACGTCGGTCTGCTCGTCGGCGCCGTCGGCATCGGCACCATCCCGCTGTTCGCCTGGCTGTCCGACAAGCACGGCCGTCGCCGCGTCTACATCCTCGGCGCGCTGATCGGCGCGGTGTGCGCGTTCCCGTTCTTCATCTTCCTCGAGCACGGATCGATGATCGGCACCGTCATCCTCGCCGTGCTCCTGGTCAACATCTCCCACGACATGGTCGTCAGCGTGCAGCAGCCGCTGTTCACCGAGATGTTCGGGGCGGAGTACCGGTACAGCGGTGCGGGCGTCGGATACCAGGTGGCCAGCGCGATCGGCGGCGGTTTCACCCCGTTCATCGCGGCGGCTCTGGTCACCGCCAGCGGCGGGT
- a CDS encoding phospholipase C, with product MTPASDISRRKFLASAAAAGGAAFLSSWAGPVIDRAYAQDPGGSGSLNDIEHFVYLMQENRSFDHYYGTLSGVRGFDDPSPAWQQYGWTPGAGPTPTGFLEPFRLDTTQGTHLDGECINDPTHSWGPQHDAWNGGAMDRWMPVHIAHEGPLNGPATMGYYTRADIPVHYDLADAFTICDHYFCSVLGPTDPNRLYWMTGTIDPDGLAGGPLVETPTVIPRFAYSWRTYPENLQEAGVGWKVYANKDLGPVSSVALDGMLGCFKQYSDPNSELARRGLDPTYPNDFRADVANGTLPAVSWIVPNIFTCEHPALPPAAGAVGIVEVLDILTSNPAIWEKTALIISYDENGGFFDHVTPPTPPPGTPGEYLTVPLNTVAESENNPGPIGLGFRVPSLIISPYSRGGLVASDTFDHTSQLRLLEQRFGVPVPNLTEWRRGAVGDMTSAFDFSSAPNAGVPAMTDPGPRLQAAIAQCGPNVAAGTLNAGAPYPVPPNSMPVQEPSPLRRRPSGLIM from the coding sequence GTGACCCCGGCATCGGACATCTCACGACGCAAGTTCCTCGCCTCCGCCGCAGCGGCCGGCGGCGCCGCATTCCTCAGTTCGTGGGCGGGCCCGGTGATCGACAGGGCGTACGCGCAGGATCCGGGTGGCAGCGGGTCGCTGAACGACATCGAGCACTTCGTATACCTCATGCAGGAGAACCGCTCGTTCGACCACTACTACGGCACGCTGTCCGGGGTGCGCGGATTCGACGACCCGTCACCGGCGTGGCAGCAGTACGGCTGGACGCCCGGCGCCGGGCCGACCCCGACCGGGTTTCTCGAGCCGTTCCGTCTCGACACCACGCAGGGCACGCACCTCGACGGCGAATGCATCAACGACCCCACCCATTCCTGGGGTCCGCAGCACGACGCGTGGAACGGCGGCGCGATGGACCGGTGGATGCCGGTGCACATCGCGCACGAAGGGCCGCTCAACGGTCCCGCCACGATGGGCTACTACACGCGGGCCGACATCCCCGTGCACTACGACCTCGCCGACGCCTTCACGATCTGCGACCACTACTTCTGCTCGGTGCTCGGGCCGACGGACCCGAACCGGCTCTACTGGATGACGGGAACCATCGACCCGGACGGGCTGGCGGGCGGTCCGCTCGTCGAGACGCCGACGGTGATCCCGAGGTTCGCCTACTCCTGGCGCACCTATCCGGAGAACCTGCAGGAGGCCGGGGTCGGCTGGAAGGTGTACGCCAACAAGGACCTCGGTCCGGTGTCGAGTGTCGCGCTCGACGGGATGCTCGGCTGCTTCAAGCAATACAGCGACCCGAATTCGGAACTCGCCCGCCGCGGCCTCGATCCGACGTACCCGAACGACTTCCGGGCCGACGTCGCGAACGGCACCCTGCCCGCGGTGTCCTGGATCGTCCCCAACATCTTCACGTGCGAGCACCCGGCGCTGCCCCCGGCCGCGGGTGCGGTCGGGATCGTCGAGGTGCTCGACATCCTCACCTCCAACCCGGCGATCTGGGAGAAGACGGCGCTGATCATCAGTTACGACGAGAACGGCGGCTTCTTCGACCACGTCACCCCGCCCACACCGCCGCCGGGCACCCCGGGCGAATACCTGACGGTTCCGTTGAACACGGTGGCCGAGAGCGAGAACAATCCGGGACCGATCGGGCTCGGATTCCGGGTCCCGTCTCTGATCATCTCGCCGTACAGTCGCGGCGGCCTCGTCGCGTCCGACACGTTCGACCACACGTCGCAACTGCGACTGCTCGAGCAGCGGTTCGGTGTTCCCGTCCCCAATCTCACCGAGTGGCGTCGCGGCGCCGTCGGCGACATGACGTCCGCGTTCGACTTCTCGTCGGCGCCGAACGCCGGCGTTCCCGCGATGACGGACCCGGGGCCACGTCTGCAGGCGGCGATCGCCCAGTGCGGGCCGAATGTGGCCGCGGGGACGCTCAACGCCGGTGCGCCCTACCCCGTCCCGCCGAATTCGATGCCCGTGCAGGAACCGTCGCCGCTGCGGCGTCGGCCCAGCGGGCTGATCATGTAG
- a CDS encoding Gfo/Idh/MocA family protein, whose protein sequence is MRWAILGASNVAATRVLPALRECGQTAAVVLSGDPSRAEDYRRTHGIESATGDLREAVGGDVRAAYISSTNDKHFEHAMAAIDAGLHVLCEKPLSFDIAQAQKMVDAAAAAGVVFATNHHLRNHPVHRAARKLLAEGAIGDILSVRVGNAIMLRQALRGWRLDGVGGGVVLDLAVHDIDTLRFVTGMEPATVTAVGVCQGLSDGPADAVMTSGILGSGTLFSLHDAYTVPGAVTGFEIHGTAGTLAAEDCMRPDPTGTLRMIRDGDGTTVPLETVDNLYAPGIRAFVDAVRGVGEPVATGLDGLRSVTAALAILRSIEEGRAVRVAT, encoded by the coding sequence ATGAGATGGGCGATTCTCGGCGCGAGCAATGTCGCGGCCACCCGCGTGCTGCCCGCGTTGCGCGAGTGCGGGCAGACGGCGGCGGTGGTGCTCAGCGGTGATCCGTCGCGCGCGGAGGACTACCGGAGGACCCACGGCATCGAGTCCGCCACCGGCGACCTGCGCGAGGCGGTGGGCGGCGACGTCCGGGCCGCGTACATCTCCTCCACCAACGACAAGCACTTCGAGCACGCCATGGCCGCGATCGACGCGGGCCTGCACGTGCTGTGCGAGAAGCCTCTCTCGTTCGACATCGCTCAGGCGCAGAAGATGGTCGACGCGGCCGCAGCCGCGGGGGTGGTGTTCGCGACGAACCATCACCTCCGCAATCACCCTGTCCACCGCGCAGCCCGAAAGTTGCTGGCCGAGGGCGCGATCGGCGACATTCTGTCGGTGCGCGTCGGCAATGCCATCATGCTGCGCCAGGCCCTGCGCGGATGGCGTCTCGACGGCGTCGGCGGCGGAGTCGTCCTCGACCTCGCGGTGCACGACATCGACACTCTCCGCTTCGTCACCGGGATGGAACCGGCCACGGTCACGGCGGTGGGCGTGTGCCAGGGACTCAGTGACGGTCCGGCGGACGCCGTGATGACGAGCGGCATCCTCGGCTCCGGCACCCTGTTCTCGCTGCACGACGCGTACACGGTCCCCGGCGCCGTGACCGGATTCGAAATCCACGGAACGGCAGGCACTCTCGCCGCCGAAGACTGCATGCGCCCCGACCCCACCGGAACGCTGCGCATGATCCGGGACGGAGACGGCACCACCGTCCCGCTCGAAACCGTCGACAACCTGTACGCGCCGGGGATCCGGGCCTTCGTCGACGCCGTCCGCGGGGTCGGTGAACCGGTGGCGACCGGGCTCGACGGACTGCGGTCGGTGACCGCCGCGCTGGCGATCCTGCGGTCGATCGAGGAGGGCCGGGCGGTCCGGGTCGCTACATGA
- a CDS encoding nuclear transport factor 2 family protein, with protein sequence MSVSDLEAVAAISRLKYAYLRALDTKSWDEFADTLLPDATANYGERLTFDSRDALVEYMKSKLGANTITEHHCGHPEIDVDADTATGRWYLSDTVLVPEHGMLLRGAAFYSDRYRRGTDGRWRIAHTGYERTYEAVVSLADIPSFHLTANRWADT encoded by the coding sequence GTGTCAGTTTCCGATCTCGAGGCCGTCGCGGCGATCAGCCGGCTCAAGTACGCGTACCTACGCGCGCTCGACACGAAGAGCTGGGACGAGTTCGCCGACACTCTGCTGCCGGACGCCACGGCGAACTACGGTGAGCGCCTCACGTTCGACTCACGCGACGCGCTCGTCGAGTACATGAAGTCGAAACTCGGGGCGAACACCATCACCGAGCACCACTGCGGCCACCCGGAGATCGACGTGGACGCCGACACGGCGACGGGACGGTGGTATCTCTCCGACACCGTGCTGGTCCCCGAACACGGCATGTTGCTGCGCGGGGCGGCGTTCTACTCCGACCGCTACCGGCGGGGCACCGACGGTCGGTGGCGGATCGCGCACACGGGGTACGAGCGCACGTACGAAGCGGTGGTGTCGCTGGCCGACATCCCGAGTTTCCATCTCACGGCCAACCGATGGGCGGACACCTGA
- a CDS encoding SDR family NAD(P)-dependent oxidoreductase has protein sequence MGTLDGKVALITGAGQGVGAGMAFALAKEGARIAVVGRTEAKLVDTCAAIADFGGVAEPIVCDVSKRDLLGPMVDRVVEVFGGLDILINNANASALGPLLEITPKLLDRAMAVGPVATLFLMQLCYPHLKARGGGSIVNLVSSSAVRWDTSGYGLYAATKEAMRSLTRTAASEWGPDGIRVNAIAPHALSPGLKWWTETNPEEAAEFVKSIPLGRIGDCERDIGRAVVFLVGPDAGYLSGATIPLDGGQARWS, from the coding sequence ATGGGCACGCTGGACGGCAAGGTTGCGCTGATCACCGGCGCCGGTCAGGGCGTGGGGGCCGGGATGGCGTTCGCGCTGGCCAAGGAGGGTGCGCGGATCGCGGTGGTCGGGCGGACGGAGGCGAAACTCGTCGACACGTGCGCCGCGATCGCCGACTTCGGCGGCGTCGCCGAGCCGATCGTGTGCGACGTCAGCAAACGCGATCTGCTGGGTCCGATGGTCGACCGCGTCGTCGAGGTGTTCGGCGGGCTCGACATCCTGATCAACAACGCCAACGCGAGCGCGCTCGGACCGCTCCTCGAGATCACTCCGAAGCTTCTCGACCGCGCGATGGCCGTCGGTCCGGTGGCCACCCTGTTCCTCATGCAGCTGTGCTACCCGCACCTGAAGGCGCGTGGCGGCGGCTCGATCGTCAACCTCGTCAGCTCCTCGGCCGTGCGCTGGGACACGAGCGGCTACGGGCTGTACGCGGCCACCAAGGAGGCGATGCGTTCGCTCACCCGGACCGCGGCCAGCGAATGGGGCCCGGACGGCATCCGCGTCAACGCGATTGCGCCGCACGCACTGTCCCCGGGGCTGAAGTGGTGGACGGAGACCAATCCGGAGGAGGCCGCCGAGTTCGTGAAGTCGATCCCGCTCGGCCGGATCGGGGATTGCGAACGCGACATCGGGCGCGCCGTCGTCTTCCTCGTGGGCCCCGACGCCGGATACCTGTCGGGGGCCACCATCCCACTCGACGGCGGGCAGGCGCGCTGGAGCTGA